One stretch of Miscanthus floridulus cultivar M001 chromosome 18, ASM1932011v1, whole genome shotgun sequence DNA includes these proteins:
- the LOC136524150 gene encoding uncharacterized protein, protein MQAATALGPAARTHGGQGARRPCPSGAGALLLDSGGEPRRLAAGKDATTQGGRAGAGGRSVQLCEALEFGGRQASISQATEQPEKFGSSVFAHQGYINWKNAKDTFQKHSASKNYTEARLKCDDFMNQRTSVGRRIVEMISPDIQKDLAKACAEEVTAVSMDEIRFVNDKGQVVERFLGLQHVQSCTAIALKEALVDMLSSHNLSISMLRGQGYDGASNMRGEFNGVQKLIRDENPYVFYVHCFAHQLQLVVVVVFTSSADIADFFNYVLLIVSNIGASCMRKDALLAKHQDVLLEKIEKGEIMTGKGLNQESSLARPGDTRWGSHLKTLLRILVMWEAIIDVLEIVKKDSIKPRNNGGALGLIEKMESFDFVFILYLMIQLLSMTDILSQALQRKDQDIVEAMHLISDVKDSLQDMRENGWEPLLKRVITFCKKNEIEVPDMDKQINVRGTPRKRKQKVTNMHYYHVELFLVAIDALLTEMNHRFSETSSELLVCMAAFNPRDYFSNFDVKKLVRLAEIYADDFDIGELAVLPNHLTQFVNRARRTPDFLGCTELGKVVEIMVKTKMHTSYKLVYRLIELILILPVATASVERIFSALNIIKTDLRNKMGDEWLNDLMICYTEKEIFRKIDNEKIKKRFQEMKKRRMLLPKK, encoded by the exons ATGCAGGCGGCCACGGCGCTCGGCCCAGCGGCGCGGACGCACGGCGGCCAGGGCGCTCGCCGACCTTGCCCCAGCGGCGCGGGCGCGCTGCTGTTGGACAGCGGCGGGGAGCCGAGGAGGCTAGCCGCAGGCAAGGACGCGACTACGCAAGGTGGGCGGGCGGGCGCCGGTGGCCGCAGCGTGCAGCTCTGCGAAGCTCTGGAGTTTGGAGGCAGGCAGGCGAGCATCAGCCAAGCAACAGAGCAG CCTGAAAAATTTGGGAGTTCTGTCTTTGCACATCAAGGTTATATAAATTGGAAGAATGCTAAGGATACTTTTCAGAAGCACAGTGCTTCCAAGAATTATACAGAGGCTAGACTAAAGTGTGATGATTTTATGAACCAAAGGACTAGTGTGGGTCGAAGAATAGTTGAG ATGATATCTCCAGATATACAAAAGGATCTTGCAAAAGCTTGTGCAGAGGAAGTCACAGCTGTCAGTATGGATGAGATTAG GTTTGTGAATGATAAAGGGCAAGTGGTGGAGAGATTTCTTGGACTTCAGCATGTTCAGAGTTGTACAGCTATTGCATTGAAAGAAGCTTTGGTTGATATGCTTTCAAGTCACAATTTGTCTATCTCTATGCTTCGTGGGCAAGGGTATGATGGAGCTTCTAATATGAGAGGTGAATTTAATGGGGTGCAGAAATTGATTCGTGATGAAAATCCTTATGTTTTCTATGTGCATTGTTTTGCCCATCAATTACAATTAGTGGTTGTTGTTGTTTTCACTTCTAGTGCAGACATTGCAGATTTCTTTAACTATGTTCTTTTAATAGTCAGCAATATAGGTGCATCTTGTATGAGAAAAGATGCCTTGCTTGCAAAGCATCAGGATGTGTTGCTAGAAAAGATTGAGAAGGGTGAGATTATGACTGGAAAAGGTTTAAATCAAGAAAGTAGCCTAGCTAGGCCAGGAGATACAAGATGGGGTTCACATCTTAAAACTTTGCTTCGCATTTTGGTGATGTGGGAGGCTATCATAGATGTGCTTGAGATAGTGAAAAAAGATTCTATTAAACCAAGAAATAATGGTGGAGCTTTAGGTTTAATTGAAAAAATGGAGAGCTTTGATTTTGTGTTCATCCTGTATTTGATGATACAATTGTTGAGCATGACAGATATTTTGTCACAAGCTTTGCAAAGGAAGGATCAAGACATAGTTGAAGCAATGCATTTGATCTCAGATGTGAAAGATAGCTTGCAGGATATGAGGGAAAATGGATGGGAGCCATTACTCAAAAGAGTGATAACATTCTGTAAAAAGAATGAGATTGAAGTGCCAGATATGGATAAACAAATAAATGTTAGAGGGACACCTAGAAAAAGGAAGCAAAAGGTAACAAATATGCATTACTATCATGTTGAGCTTTTTCTGGTCGCCATTGATGCCCTCTTGACTGAGATGAATCATCGGTTCAGTGAAACTAGTTCAGAATTATTAGTATGCATGGCTGCTTTTAATCCAAGGGACTACTTCTCTAATTTTGATGTGAAGAAACTTGTGAGGCTTGCTGAAATTTATGCCGATGATTTTGATATTGGTGAACTTGCTGTTTTGCCAAATCATCTTACACAATTTGTCAACCGTGCTAGAAGAACTCCAGACTTTCTTGGATGCACTGAGCTTGGAAAAGTTGTTGAAATTATGGTTAAGACTAAAATGCACACATCTTATAAATTGGTTTATCGTCTCATTGAGCTAATCTTGATACTACCAGTGGCAACAGCTTCAGTTGAGAGGATATTTTCAGCCTTGAACATTATAAAGACAGATTTGCGCAATAAAATGGGTGATGAATGGCTCAATGATTTGATGATATGTTATACTGAGAAGGAGATATTTAGAAAGATTGATAATGAAAAGATCAAAAAGCGGTTTCAAGAGATGAAAAAGCGACGTATGTTATTGCCTAAAAAATAG